A portion of the Coraliomargarita parva genome contains these proteins:
- the infC gene encoding translation initiation factor IF-3: MARYPNSRGRRFDRNRGPKGLRRNDRIRASEVRVIGPEGTNLGVMPPKKALELAQKVGLDLIEVSPSARPPVCRILDFGKYLYEESKKQKDQKQHNAKLKEVKFRVSIDQHDFETKLRRAEKFLYQGNKVKLTLQFRGRENEHRELGFVRVQTAADELLGVASLDSEPKLVGRQVTAILSPLPVQKRKLKFNRDEDDFDDDDDHEDDDHDDFDDEEHND, translated from the coding sequence ATGGCAAGATACCCGAACTCTCGTGGTCGACGTTTCGACCGCAACCGTGGACCGAAAGGTTTAAGAAGGAATGATCGGATCCGCGCATCGGAAGTGCGTGTGATCGGCCCCGAAGGCACCAATCTGGGCGTCATGCCGCCCAAGAAGGCGCTGGAGTTGGCCCAGAAAGTTGGTCTCGACCTGATCGAAGTCTCGCCCTCTGCCAGACCCCCCGTTTGCCGTATCCTGGACTTCGGCAAGTACCTCTATGAGGAAAGCAAGAAGCAGAAAGACCAGAAGCAGCACAACGCGAAGTTGAAGGAAGTGAAATTCCGGGTCTCGATTGATCAGCACGATTTCGAAACCAAGCTTCGCCGGGCCGAGAAATTCCTCTACCAGGGGAACAAGGTGAAATTGACGCTGCAGTTCCGGGGGCGTGAAAACGAACACCGTGAACTGGGATTCGTCCGTGTGCAGACCGCCGCAGATGAATTGCTGGGAGTGGCATCGCTTGATTCCGAACCGAAGCTGGTCGGCCGCCAGGTGACCGCGATTCTCTCGCCCTTGCCGGTGCAGAAGCGTAAGTTGAAGTTCAATCGCGATGAAGACGACTTCGATGATGACGATGATCATGAAGATGATGATCACGACGATTTCGACGACGAAGAGCACAACGATTGA
- a CDS encoding HesB/IscA family protein produces the protein MVTDLEVDLPEGVRLGNEKLVAVTEPAGRKLGALIEREQKGEYLRIKITGGGCNGLSYKMKFVSGPKRGDILVASSGARVLVDSKSALYLRGTILDYSDKMVGGGFKFSNPNAKSSCSCGESFSI, from the coding sequence ATGGTGACAGATCTTGAAGTCGATTTGCCGGAAGGCGTGCGTTTGGGGAATGAAAAGCTGGTTGCGGTCACGGAACCGGCCGGGCGAAAGCTGGGCGCCCTGATCGAGCGCGAGCAGAAAGGCGAGTACCTCCGGATTAAAATTACCGGGGGCGGCTGCAATGGTCTCAGCTATAAAATGAAATTTGTGAGCGGTCCCAAGCGCGGAGATATTCTGGTGGCTTCATCCGGTGCCCGCGTGTTGGTGGATTCGAAAAGCGCGCTTTATTTGCGCGGCACCATCCTGGATTATTCCGACAAGATGGTGGGCGGCGGCTTCAAGTTTTCGAATCCGAATGCCAAGTCCAGCTGCAGTTGCGGCGAAAGCTTCTCTATCTGA
- the pdxA gene encoding 4-hydroxythreonine-4-phosphate dehydrogenase PdxA — MTDAIEPAPLALTCGDPAGIGPEVVEQALLKMPELAANCVLLGPQAWGASVAARTGADFVAVGPEAYQLSPGQPDENGARVALAAMDAAAAGCREGRYRAVVTGPVSKSWLQRVGYRFPGQTEFFADAWAGVPTMAFVGQQLKVVLATWHLPLREVPLALTADCLELAVRRAYDLGRALGVEEPRIAVAGLNPHAGEDGILGTEERDVLDPCLDRLRETMPGLSRCLPGDTVFFRQVRGEFDVVVGAYHDQALAAVKTLEFDAAVNVTLGLRYVRTSPDHGTAFDLAGKGAANPDSMIASIRLAAALS; from the coding sequence ATGACGGATGCAATTGAACCCGCCCCCCTGGCGCTGACCTGTGGCGATCCCGCTGGGATCGGCCCGGAGGTCGTGGAGCAGGCACTCCTGAAAATGCCCGAACTGGCGGCAAACTGTGTATTGTTGGGGCCGCAGGCATGGGGTGCGTCCGTAGCCGCACGCACCGGGGCGGACTTCGTCGCGGTCGGGCCGGAAGCTTATCAGTTGAGTCCCGGTCAGCCGGATGAGAATGGCGCGCGGGTGGCGCTGGCCGCGATGGATGCGGCGGCCGCAGGGTGCCGGGAAGGCCGCTACCGTGCCGTGGTCACCGGACCGGTCAGCAAGTCTTGGCTGCAGCGGGTGGGCTACCGCTTTCCCGGGCAGACCGAATTTTTTGCCGATGCCTGGGCGGGTGTGCCGACCATGGCTTTTGTCGGGCAGCAGTTGAAAGTCGTCCTTGCGACCTGGCACCTGCCGCTGCGAGAGGTGCCGCTGGCACTGACCGCCGATTGCCTCGAGCTTGCCGTGCGCCGTGCGTATGACCTGGGGCGCGCCCTCGGGGTGGAGGAGCCACGGATCGCGGTGGCCGGATTGAATCCGCATGCGGGGGAGGACGGAATCCTCGGTACGGAGGAGCGGGATGTGCTTGATCCCTGTCTGGACCGGCTGCGTGAAACCATGCCGGGGCTCTCCCGTTGCCTGCCCGGCGATACGGTGTTCTTTCGCCAGGTAAGAGGCGAATTCGATGTGGTCGTCGGTGCCTACCACGACCAGGCCTTGGCCGCGGTCAAAACCCTGGAGTTTGATGCGGCCGTCAACGTGACGCTGGGGCTGCGCTATGTTCGCACGAGCCCGGACCACGGCACGGCCTTCGATCTTGCGGGCAAAGGGGCGGCGAACCCGGACAGTATGATTGCCTCGATCCGGCTGGCGGCCGCCCTTTCTTGA
- the lpxA gene encoding acyl-ACP--UDP-N-acetylglucosamine O-acyltransferase, translating into MEIDPKAIVSESAKLGEGTVVGPFAVIEEGVQVGSGCRIAAHVILRKGTVLGDSVSVDSFAVIGGDPQSITFDPSVESGVKVGDGTVIREGVTVNRASQAGTQTVLGAKCFLMAQAHVAHDCRLGDDVILANNVMLAGHVQVGTRVFMGGGSAVHQFCRVGQGVMVGGNASISLDVPPYVMAAERNEAHGLNLVGLRRAGIEQREITDLKRCYRAVFFGGGNLRKKAEQAAREHEFGTTPAGARFLAFFDGGNRGFIQSTRDSE; encoded by the coding sequence ATGGAGATTGATCCCAAAGCGATTGTGTCAGAGAGTGCAAAGCTGGGTGAGGGGACCGTAGTCGGGCCTTTTGCCGTGATTGAAGAAGGCGTGCAGGTCGGGAGCGGATGTCGTATTGCCGCGCATGTGATCCTTCGGAAAGGGACGGTGCTGGGCGATTCGGTCAGCGTGGATTCCTTTGCCGTGATCGGAGGGGACCCGCAGTCGATCACCTTTGACCCTTCGGTCGAGAGTGGTGTCAAGGTTGGTGACGGTACAGTGATTCGTGAAGGTGTTACGGTCAACCGGGCCAGCCAGGCCGGAACGCAAACGGTGCTGGGCGCGAAGTGTTTTCTGATGGCGCAGGCACATGTCGCGCATGATTGCCGCCTGGGAGATGACGTGATTTTGGCCAACAACGTCATGTTGGCGGGGCACGTACAGGTCGGCACCCGTGTGTTTATGGGCGGCGGATCCGCCGTCCACCAGTTCTGCCGGGTGGGGCAGGGGGTGATGGTCGGGGGAAATGCCTCGATTTCGCTGGATGTGCCTCCCTATGTCATGGCCGCCGAGCGCAATGAAGCGCATGGCCTGAATCTGGTCGGCTTGCGTCGTGCCGGGATCGAGCAGCGGGAAATCACGGATTTGAAACGCTGTTACCGGGCGGTCTTTTTCGGCGGCGGCAACCTGCGCAAGAAGGCGGAGCAAGCCGCCCGCGAGCATGAGTTCGGCACCACGCCGGCCGGCGCGCGTTTCCTCGCATTCTTTGATGGAGGCAATCGCGGGTTCATCCAGTCGACGCGCGATTCCGAATAG
- a CDS encoding B12-binding domain-containing radical SAM protein — MKLGFLALSGIRVVDAELMEIGVNLPGFVERSKVIASLPSLGLLTLAALTPDTIEVEYVELPDAAKGRDLPGPFDAVAISSLSATILEAYELAARYRAAGVKVILGGLHVTSCPREATQHADAIVVGEGEPLWPEVMKDLEAGCLKAVYDARGHLYDLAEAPIPRFDLLDPDRYNRLTVQTQRGCPWNCEFCASSIRLAPGFRPKPIDKVVAEIRAIQAVWDQPFIEFADDNTFANKRRGRDLVEAIRPLGIRWFTETDISLADDPELLAALKPAGCAQVLVGLESPDNRELQGVELKQNWKQRRQESYLAAISRIQDAGVTVNGCFVLGLDTQTVESFDRLWEFIERSGLYEIQLTVMTPFPGTPLYQRLEREGRLTHPEAWDRCTLFDINFQPARMRVEDLRRGLVQLSERVYSAEFTERRRRNFFLRQKALRRELRSA, encoded by the coding sequence ATGAAATTGGGATTCTTGGCACTGAGTGGCATTCGTGTGGTGGATGCCGAATTAATGGAGATCGGGGTGAACCTTCCGGGCTTCGTGGAGCGGAGCAAGGTGATCGCCTCGCTGCCGAGCCTGGGTTTGCTGACCTTGGCTGCGTTGACTCCGGATACGATTGAAGTCGAGTATGTGGAGCTACCGGATGCGGCCAAAGGCCGGGATTTGCCAGGCCCGTTTGACGCGGTGGCGATCTCGAGCTTGTCGGCCACGATTCTGGAGGCCTATGAACTAGCGGCTCGTTACCGGGCGGCGGGAGTCAAGGTTATCCTCGGCGGCTTACATGTGACTTCCTGTCCGAGGGAAGCGACTCAGCATGCGGATGCCATTGTGGTCGGGGAGGGGGAGCCCTTGTGGCCGGAAGTGATGAAAGACCTTGAAGCGGGGTGTCTGAAGGCGGTGTACGATGCCCGGGGGCATCTCTATGATTTGGCTGAGGCGCCGATTCCGCGTTTCGATCTCCTGGATCCGGACCGTTACAATCGCTTGACCGTCCAAACCCAGCGGGGCTGTCCCTGGAACTGCGAGTTTTGTGCGTCTTCGATACGGCTTGCACCCGGATTCCGGCCCAAGCCGATCGACAAGGTGGTGGCCGAGATCCGGGCAATCCAGGCGGTTTGGGACCAGCCCTTCATCGAGTTTGCCGACGACAACACCTTTGCGAACAAGCGGCGCGGACGCGACCTGGTCGAAGCCATTCGGCCCTTGGGGATCCGCTGGTTTACGGAAACTGACATTTCGCTTGCGGATGATCCCGAATTGCTGGCCGCCTTGAAGCCCGCGGGCTGTGCGCAGGTCCTGGTTGGTTTGGAAAGTCCCGACAACCGGGAGCTGCAGGGGGTGGAGTTGAAGCAAAACTGGAAACAGCGAAGACAGGAGAGCTACCTTGCGGCGATTTCACGGATCCAGGATGCGGGTGTGACGGTGAACGGTTGCTTCGTTCTGGGCTTGGACACTCAGACCGTCGAATCCTTCGACCGCTTGTGGGAGTTCATCGAGCGGAGCGGACTGTATGAGATACAGCTCACGGTCATGACGCCCTTTCCCGGGACGCCCTTGTATCAGCGTCTCGAGCGCGAAGGGCGCTTGACGCATCCTGAGGCCTGGGACCGCTGCACCTTGTTCGACATCAATTTCCAGCCGGCAAGGATGCGCGTGGAGGACTTGAGACGCGGTTTGGTGCAACTGAGCGAACGCGTTTATAGCGCGGAATTCACCGAGCGCCGGCGCCGCAACTTCTTTCTCCGTCAAAAAGCGCTGCGGCGTGAACTACGCTCTGCCTGA
- a CDS encoding type II toxin-antitoxin system VapC family toxin yields MVIDSHALLWWLEGRPELSERAKGLLDTAEQQSGVYYLNAVTFWELRLKELRGQLRPSRPMREWPVFLRRLPWLQIQATTHEIWLSSAELDWPHRDPADRILAATALHYDVPVLTKDRVFHESHSPVQAVW; encoded by the coding sequence ATGGTGATTGATTCGCATGCGCTGCTTTGGTGGTTGGAGGGGCGGCCGGAATTGTCGGAACGGGCGAAAGGCTTACTGGATACCGCCGAGCAACAATCTGGAGTCTATTACCTGAATGCGGTGACCTTTTGGGAACTCAGGTTGAAGGAATTGCGCGGGCAACTCCGACCGAGCCGCCCAATGCGTGAGTGGCCCGTTTTCCTTCGCCGTTTGCCTTGGCTTCAGATTCAGGCAACCACCCATGAGATCTGGTTGAGTTCTGCCGAGCTGGACTGGCCGCACCGTGACCCCGCCGACCGTATTCTTGCCGCCACGGCCTTGCACTACGACGTGCCCGTGCTGACAAAAGATCGAGTTTTTCACGAAAGTCATTCGCCGGTTCAGGCGGTCTGGTAA
- a CDS encoding type II toxin-antitoxin system Phd/YefM family antitoxin encodes MKTVSKGRLKAKMLAYFREVEASGEPLIVTDHGREVLEVRPVSPRPDTTAAVLASYRSGVEVKIPDEAKLMKPEAAGDWESLKKKDRNPW; translated from the coding sequence ATGAAGACCGTTTCCAAAGGGCGCCTGAAGGCAAAGATGCTCGCCTACTTTCGCGAGGTCGAGGCAAGTGGGGAGCCTTTGATCGTGACGGATCACGGTCGCGAGGTTTTGGAGGTGCGTCCCGTGAGCCCTCGGCCGGACACCACGGCAGCTGTCTTGGCCTCGTACCGTTCGGGGGTGGAAGTTAAGATACCGGATGAAGCGAAATTGATGAAACCCGAAGCTGCCGGTGACTGGGAATCTTTGAAGAAGAAGGACCGAAATCCATGGTGA
- a CDS encoding DUF2851 family protein has product MLDCRIQEMQGLYGPFTVTERVIQKIWLRGDYSGPMRTASGKLLEVRDPGRWNLLGGPDFKEARLCLGGEALCGDVEVHFEEEDWWSHGHERNPEFNQVVLHVVLNESSRPVPQATTASGVTPEVLYLMPLLRRDLESYAMDDALLELEQQDRLEWVARFLERPHDERSHCLREAALQRWRQKCAFARKRLLDAGWSEACHQYCLEVLGYSRNRSVMSKLALAYPLKDWLLGMIPDDRSVDALYAVFKDEWKLSGLRPANHPRLRIGQYRKLLGACPDWPRRMRDFLEDCPRQSLAVSHACRQSIMGEWRLDALRRSLFDGLFGDTRFHTLMVDAFLPLGQALGQSELYDYWWHWWPGDTPGAIRSFLRHAELIGRKQPLTNGLVQGTLGLALSEGKPY; this is encoded by the coding sequence ATGCTTGATTGTCGGATTCAAGAGATGCAGGGCTTGTATGGGCCTTTTACGGTCACGGAGCGCGTCATCCAAAAGATCTGGTTGAGAGGTGACTACAGTGGGCCGATGCGGACGGCCTCAGGTAAGCTGCTGGAAGTCAGGGATCCCGGCCGATGGAATCTACTCGGGGGTCCTGATTTCAAGGAGGCGCGTCTCTGTCTCGGAGGCGAAGCACTCTGTGGGGATGTCGAGGTCCACTTTGAGGAGGAGGACTGGTGGTCGCATGGGCATGAGCGGAATCCGGAGTTCAATCAGGTGGTTTTGCATGTGGTCCTGAATGAGTCATCCCGCCCTGTACCACAGGCAACGACTGCATCCGGTGTGACTCCGGAAGTGCTCTACTTGATGCCCTTGCTGAGGCGTGATTTGGAGTCCTATGCCATGGACGACGCCCTTCTGGAACTTGAACAGCAGGATAGACTCGAATGGGTGGCGCGCTTCCTCGAGCGGCCGCATGACGAAAGGAGCCACTGCTTACGTGAGGCCGCTTTGCAGCGATGGCGGCAGAAATGTGCCTTTGCCCGCAAGCGTCTGTTGGACGCAGGGTGGTCCGAGGCCTGCCATCAGTATTGCCTAGAGGTGCTTGGTTATAGCCGGAACCGTTCGGTCATGTCAAAGCTGGCACTGGCTTATCCGCTGAAGGATTGGCTCTTGGGCATGATACCGGACGATCGTTCCGTGGATGCGCTCTACGCGGTGTTCAAGGATGAGTGGAAGCTGAGCGGTCTGCGACCGGCCAATCATCCACGTTTGCGGATCGGGCAATACCGCAAATTGCTTGGCGCGTGTCCGGACTGGCCCCGGCGCATGCGGGACTTTCTGGAGGACTGCCCACGCCAGTCGCTTGCAGTGTCCCACGCTTGTCGTCAGAGCATCATGGGGGAGTGGCGCTTGGATGCACTTCGGAGGAGTCTATTTGACGGTTTGTTCGGAGATACGCGCTTTCACACACTTATGGTCGACGCCTTTCTGCCGCTCGGCCAAGCCTTAGGACAATCGGAACTCTACGATTATTGGTGGCACTGGTGGCCGGGCGATACGCCCGGTGCGATCCGTAGCTTCCTCAGGCATGCCGAACTGATCGGTCGAAAACAGCCGCTGACCAATGGTTTGGTGCAGGGGACCTTGGGCTTGGCACTGAGCGAGGGAAAACCATATTAA
- a CDS encoding NYN domain-containing protein, translating into MANERYLLIDAYNVICATAELREQMHGQLDTVRDLLAERVRSIHDAEGIRVALILDSRNDRLEVEYPYGKKTFEYLYAPAALTADGVIERIVRRAPDPGDVTVVSNDNLVREAVRSSGAIALRPEELYEWTDACERKLVQDAARRNRDNASQFKNSLEIDLDL; encoded by the coding sequence ATGGCGAATGAGCGCTACTTACTGATTGATGCCTACAATGTGATTTGCGCGACCGCGGAATTGCGGGAGCAGATGCATGGCCAACTGGATACCGTGAGGGATCTGTTGGCGGAACGGGTGCGGTCCATTCATGATGCGGAAGGGATCCGCGTTGCTTTAATCCTGGATAGCCGCAACGACCGTCTGGAAGTGGAGTATCCTTATGGGAAGAAGACCTTCGAATATCTCTACGCCCCGGCTGCGTTGACGGCGGACGGTGTGATCGAACGGATTGTTCGTCGCGCGCCTGATCCGGGCGATGTGACCGTGGTTTCGAACGACAACCTCGTGCGGGAGGCGGTCCGCTCCAGTGGCGCGATCGCTCTGCGTCCGGAGGAATTGTACGAGTGGACGGATGCCTGCGAGCGTAAACTGGTTCAGGATGCGGCACGCCGCAACCGCGACAATGCCAGTCAGTTCAAAAACAGTCTGGAGATAGATCTGGATCTCTAG
- a CDS encoding amylosucrase: MANIDLAYEAGRSIKRIHPKLKERIAASTTSPRRRQELEEILDARLDEHWGQFFRLLYQLYGGHYDFFFYLENIVLTAVDAWLARPEALKELDRRRENDPGWYLSERMVGGSLYVDLFSGDLVRLRERIPYFKDLGLTYLHLMPLFASRAGNSDGGYAISDYRSVDPKLGTMEDLRALATDLREVGISLVIDFVFNHTSDDHEWALRAQEGAREFQDYYHIYPDRTVPDRYEQNLREIFPTVRRGNFTWHEGMQGWVWTTFNSFQWDLKYSNPEVFRAMAAEMLFLANTGVEGLRLDAVAFIWKQMGTNCENLYEAHLLIQAYNTLCRIAAPGLVFKSEAIVHPDEVVRYISPEECQLSYNPTLMALLWEALATRETKLLKQSLGHRHDLSAGTAWMNYLRCHDDIGWSFDNGDAWAVGINPDGHRDFLNRFYTGRFEGSFACGVPFQHNEDTGDMRVSGTMASLAGLEQALLHKDKVLTEMAMRRIRMVYGVLASVGGIPLIFLGEEWGMLNDYSYEADPEKMDDSRWVHRPKMDWKLLDELKKPKSPRRRIFRELQELFMARKELPALCGSQMRLLTCDNPHTLAYLRWHDANLLVVLANFSERTQTVDLRQLRTEGMAHFMKDVLSEREVSTRDSLELGAYELLWLAED; the protein is encoded by the coding sequence ATGGCTAATATCGATCTGGCTTATGAAGCCGGGAGATCCATCAAGCGCATACATCCGAAACTGAAGGAGAGGATCGCTGCGTCGACGACCTCCCCGCGGCGCAGGCAGGAGTTGGAAGAAATCCTGGACGCCCGTTTGGATGAGCATTGGGGGCAGTTCTTCCGTTTGCTCTACCAGCTCTACGGCGGGCACTACGACTTTTTCTTCTATCTGGAGAATATTGTCCTGACCGCTGTGGACGCCTGGCTGGCGCGTCCCGAGGCCTTGAAGGAACTGGACCGGCGCCGTGAGAATGATCCGGGCTGGTACCTGTCCGAACGCATGGTGGGCGGTTCGCTCTATGTCGACCTATTCAGCGGCGATCTGGTCCGCTTGCGCGAGCGTATCCCGTACTTCAAGGATCTGGGTTTGACCTACCTGCACTTGATGCCGCTCTTTGCCTCACGAGCCGGTAACAGCGACGGGGGCTATGCGATCAGCGACTATCGTTCGGTCGATCCGAAGCTCGGGACGATGGAAGACCTTCGTGCGCTGGCTACGGACCTTCGTGAAGTCGGTATCTCGCTGGTGATCGACTTTGTCTTCAATCACACCTCGGACGATCATGAGTGGGCGCTACGTGCGCAGGAGGGGGCCCGGGAGTTCCAGGACTATTACCATATCTACCCTGACCGTACGGTGCCCGATCGGTATGAGCAGAATCTTCGGGAGATCTTTCCCACGGTACGGCGCGGAAATTTTACCTGGCACGAAGGGATGCAGGGCTGGGTCTGGACGACCTTCAACAGCTTTCAATGGGATTTGAAATACTCAAACCCGGAGGTCTTCCGTGCGATGGCGGCCGAGATGCTCTTTCTTGCAAATACCGGTGTGGAGGGCCTGCGGCTGGATGCGGTCGCCTTTATTTGGAAACAGATGGGGACCAATTGTGAAAACCTCTACGAGGCGCATTTGTTGATCCAGGCCTACAACACCCTTTGCCGGATCGCGGCGCCCGGTTTGGTCTTTAAGTCGGAGGCGATCGTGCATCCGGATGAAGTGGTGCGCTATATCAGCCCGGAAGAGTGTCAGCTCTCTTACAATCCGACGCTTATGGCGCTGCTCTGGGAGGCCTTGGCCACGCGGGAGACGAAGCTGCTCAAGCAGTCGCTCGGACACCGGCATGACCTGAGTGCCGGGACGGCGTGGATGAATTATCTACGCTGTCATGACGATATCGGCTGGTCCTTTGACAACGGGGACGCTTGGGCGGTGGGAATCAACCCGGACGGGCACCGGGATTTCCTGAACCGATTTTACACCGGGCGTTTCGAAGGTTCCTTTGCATGTGGCGTGCCCTTCCAGCATAACGAGGATACCGGGGACATGCGGGTCTCGGGCACGATGGCGTCGCTGGCCGGTTTGGAGCAGGCACTCTTGCACAAGGACAAGGTGCTCACCGAGATGGCGATGCGCCGCATTCGCATGGTTTACGGGGTGCTGGCGTCTGTCGGCGGGATTCCCCTGATCTTCCTCGGGGAAGAATGGGGCATGCTGAACGACTACAGTTACGAAGCCGATCCCGAGAAGATGGATGACAGCCGTTGGGTCCACCGTCCGAAAATGGATTGGAAGCTTCTGGACGAATTGAAGAAGCCGAAATCCCCGAGACGACGCATCTTTCGCGAGTTGCAGGAGTTGTTCATGGCCCGCAAGGAGCTGCCGGCACTTTGCGGCAGCCAGATGCGACTTTTGACCTGCGATAATCCGCACACGCTGGCTTACCTGCGCTGGCACGACGCAAATTTGCTGGTGGTGCTGGCCAACTTCTCCGAACGGACGCAGACGGTCGATCTTCGTCAATTGCGCACAGAAGGGATGGCGCACTTCATGAAAGATGTCTTGAGTGAACGTGAGGTTTCGACCCGTGACAGCTTGGAATTGGGGGCCTACGAACTTCTTTGGCTGGCGGAAGATTAG
- a CDS encoding HAD-IIB family hydrolase, with product MAKKEGLRIALISLHGLIRGENPELGRDEDTGGQTRYVLELARALARNPEVSKVELITRQVIDERVSEEYSQLEEKIADGCYIVRIPFGPKRYLSKTKLWPYMEVFVDQCLNYFQRTRRVPDIIHGHYADAGYGGAQLARLLGVPFVFTGHSLGRVKRERLQESGVPQEKIEARYNISRRIEAEEFALETCSLICTSTHQEVQQQYEQYENYIPERMEVIPPGVDLSSFHPPEAEDPTAEIEGLVDAFLHDTSKPIILAMARPDERKNLEMLVRVYGESPQLQREANLVLILGSRDDLRLMPPGQRTVLSNILALIDVYDLYGKVAYPKKHKPNEVPALYRMVTRSRGVFINAAMTEPFGLTLLEAAASGAPIVATNDGGPSDIIANCQNGTLVDPFDPKAIEKALMHTLLEPEQWNTWSQLGLKNVHKHYSWERHTDRYLRDIKEVLKHHSSEAPKIARGRTTRRLPQIDRLIIADIDNTLTGDDTAMQDFFQLIAEAEENIGFGIATGRRYEDVLQLMSEYDIPHPEVLITSVGTEIYYGKNYTLDRSWQKHIDFHWKPEKIREVLGSVEGLYLQEENEQSTYKISYKVDYSVAPSLPGIRRILREHGLRVKVISSLNMFLDLIPSRAGSGLSVRHMAFKWGFPLENILIAGDSGNDEEMLAGNTLGVVVGNYSKELEKLRKYPRVYFAQAHHAAGIIEGIHYYNFLDTITIPNEKLVSSDG from the coding sequence ATGGCAAAAAAAGAAGGACTCCGAATCGCTTTGATCAGCCTCCACGGTTTGATCCGAGGCGAGAACCCAGAACTCGGTCGCGATGAAGACACCGGCGGCCAAACCCGTTACGTGCTAGAACTGGCCCGGGCCTTGGCCCGGAACCCCGAAGTCTCCAAAGTCGAGCTGATCACACGGCAGGTGATCGACGAGCGTGTTTCCGAAGAATATTCCCAACTGGAAGAGAAGATTGCGGATGGTTGCTACATCGTGCGTATCCCGTTCGGACCCAAGCGCTACTTGAGCAAGACGAAGCTCTGGCCTTACATGGAGGTCTTTGTGGACCAGTGCCTGAACTATTTCCAACGTACGCGGCGTGTTCCCGACATCATTCACGGGCACTATGCGGACGCCGGTTACGGTGGCGCTCAACTCGCGCGTCTGCTCGGGGTGCCCTTTGTCTTTACGGGGCACTCGCTCGGCCGGGTGAAGCGGGAACGGCTGCAGGAGTCGGGCGTGCCGCAAGAGAAAATCGAGGCGCGCTACAATATCAGTCGTCGGATCGAGGCGGAAGAATTTGCCTTGGAGACCTGTTCGCTCATTTGCACCAGCACGCACCAGGAAGTGCAGCAACAGTACGAACAATATGAGAACTACATCCCCGAACGCATGGAAGTCATTCCACCGGGGGTGGACCTGAGTTCGTTCCATCCTCCCGAAGCGGAGGATCCCACTGCCGAAATCGAAGGTCTGGTGGATGCGTTCCTTCATGACACGAGCAAGCCGATCATTCTCGCGATGGCGCGACCGGATGAGCGAAAGAACCTGGAAATGCTCGTCCGTGTGTATGGTGAATCGCCGCAACTGCAGCGTGAAGCCAATCTGGTTCTGATCCTGGGGAGCCGGGACGACTTGCGCTTGATGCCGCCGGGGCAGCGTACCGTGTTGAGCAACATTCTTGCCCTCATTGATGTTTACGACCTCTATGGCAAGGTGGCCTATCCCAAGAAGCACAAGCCGAACGAGGTGCCGGCTCTTTACCGGATGGTGACCCGGTCGCGGGGTGTTTTCATTAATGCCGCGATGACGGAGCCCTTCGGCCTGACCCTGCTTGAGGCCGCGGCCAGCGGGGCGCCGATTGTCGCGACGAACGACGGCGGGCCCAGCGACATTATCGCCAATTGCCAGAACGGGACCTTGGTGGATCCCTTTGATCCCAAGGCCATCGAGAAGGCCTTGATGCACACCTTGCTTGAGCCGGAACAGTGGAATACATGGTCGCAACTCGGCCTGAAAAATGTGCATAAGCACTACTCGTGGGAACGACATACGGATCGGTATCTGCGGGACATCAAGGAGGTGCTGAAGCATCATTCCAGCGAGGCGCCGAAAATCGCGCGGGGCCGCACGACCCGACGCCTCCCGCAGATCGACCGTCTGATCATCGCCGATATCGACAATACCCTGACCGGGGATGACACCGCCATGCAGGACTTCTTCCAGCTGATCGCGGAGGCCGAAGAGAATATCGGCTTCGGTATTGCGACGGGGCGGCGCTATGAGGATGTGCTTCAGCTTATGTCGGAATATGATATCCCGCATCCGGAGGTGCTGATTACCTCGGTGGGGACGGAGATCTACTACGGCAAGAACTATACGCTGGATCGCAGTTGGCAGAAGCACATCGATTTTCACTGGAAGCCTGAAAAGATACGCGAAGTGCTGGGGAGTGTCGAAGGGCTTTACCTTCAGGAGGAAAACGAGCAGTCGACCTACAAGATCAGCTACAAGGTGGACTATTCCGTGGCGCCCAGCCTGCCGGGAATCCGGCGCATTCTTCGTGAGCATGGCCTGCGGGTGAAAGTGATCAGCTCGCTGAATATGTTTCTTGATCTCATTCCCTCGCGCGCCGGTAGCGGCTTGAGTGTGCGCCACATGGCGTTCAAGTGGGGGTTCCCGCTCGAAAATATCCTCATTGCAGGGGATTCCGGGAATGATGAAGAGATGTTGGCAGGCAATACGCTGGGAGTGGTGGTCGGCAACTACAGCAAGGAGCTGGAGAAGCTGCGTAAATATCCGCGCGTCTATTTTGCCCAAGCGCATCATGCGGCCGGCATTATCGAAGGCATCCACTACTACAACTTCCTGGACACGATTACGATTCCCAACGAGAAACTAGTTTCATCCGATGGCTAA